In Candidatus Synechococcus calcipolaris G9, a genomic segment contains:
- a CDS encoding YciI family protein, with product MTKFIVTGDYCAEVLEKRGPHRQAHLDRLKQQKEDGVLVTIGPTKDLKQFFAIYDASSEDDVHTLIEGDPYWQNGIWTSYQILEWIQAI from the coding sequence ATGACTAAATTCATCGTAACGGGCGACTATTGTGCTGAGGTTCTAGAGAAGCGTGGCCCCCATCGCCAGGCCCATTTAGATCGGCTTAAGCAACAAAAAGAAGACGGGGTTCTTGTTACCATTGGCCCCACCAAAGACTTAAAGCAATTTTTTGCCATCTATGATGCCAGCAGTGAAGACGACGTACATACCCTAATTGAGGGAGACCCCTATTGGCAAAATGGGATTTGGACATCCTATCAAATCCTGGAGTGGATCCAGGCCATTTAA
- a CDS encoding DUF362 domain-containing protein, with product MSSVSLLRATTYGQEILQPTLGKLLEPLGGMAAIVKPGDRVLLKPNLLTGARPGKECVTRPELVYAVAKMVKDVGGEPFLGDGPAFGTALGVARANGYLPLIQDLDLPVIEFHGERYETVSQEFNHLRLSKEAMAADVVINLPKVKSHVQLTLTMGVKNLFGCVPGKMKAWWHMEAGKDSDRFGRMLVETARAISPNLTIMDGIIGHEGNGPSGGTPRPLNLLAASPDVFALDQAISAILQVNPDQIPTLRAAKVLGIGPEFADIDFPLLRPEELAISDWKLPTTMMPIDFGAPRVLKSTFKHLYIRWIKEPLTNYSKG from the coding sequence ATGTCCTCCGTCAGTCTTCTCCGTGCCACAACCTATGGCCAAGAGATCCTCCAGCCTACCCTAGGGAAACTATTGGAACCCCTAGGGGGGATGGCAGCCATTGTAAAACCGGGCGATCGGGTTTTATTAAAACCCAACCTATTGACGGGTGCTAGGCCCGGCAAAGAATGTGTAACTCGCCCCGAATTGGTCTATGCCGTGGCTAAAATGGTCAAGGATGTGGGGGGTGAACCTTTTTTAGGGGATGGGCCGGCTTTCGGTACGGCCTTAGGAGTGGCGCGGGCCAATGGCTATTTACCCCTGATCCAGGACTTAGACCTGCCTGTGATTGAGTTCCATGGGGAACGCTACGAAACCGTGAGCCAGGAATTTAATCATTTACGCCTATCCAAGGAAGCCATGGCCGCCGATGTCGTGATTAACCTACCCAAGGTAAAATCCCACGTCCAGTTAACCCTCACCATGGGGGTGAAAAATCTGTTTGGTTGTGTCCCGGGCAAGATGAAGGCCTGGTGGCACATGGAAGCGGGAAAAGATAGCGATCGCTTTGGGCGAATGCTAGTGGAAACAGCCCGGGCGATCAGTCCCAATTTAACAATTATGGATGGAATCATCGGCCATGAAGGTAATGGCCCCAGTGGTGGCACGCCCCGCCCCCTTAATCTTTTGGCCGCCAGCCCCGATGTCTTTGCCCTCGATCAGGCGATCTCCGCGATTCTGCAAGTGAATCCCGATCAGATTCCGACCCTGCGGGCAGCAAAGGTATTGGGCATTGGCCCCGAGTTTGCCGATATTGACTTTCCCCTTCTGCGCCCAGAGGAACTCGCCATCAGTGATTGGAAACTACCGACCACGATGATGCCCATTGATTTTGGTGCCCCTCGGGTTCTCAAATCCACCTTTAAGCACCTCTATATTCGTTGGATTAAAGAGCCGTTAACCAACTACTCCAAGGGTTAG
- the katG gene encoding catalase/peroxidase HPI has product MSGESKCPFMSGVQKFTAGHGTANRDWWPNQLNLGILRQHSSKSNPMGEAFNYANVFKSLDYPALKADIFELMTTSQDWWPADYGHYGPLFIRMAWHSAGTYRIGDGRGGGGTGNQRFAPINSWPDNANLDKARMLLWPIKQKYGEKISWADLIILAGNCALESMGFKTCGFAGGRADIWEPEEDIYWGSEGEWLGDKRYTGDRDLEDPLGAVQMGLIYVNPEGPNGVPDPVAAGRDIRETFGRMAMNDEETVALTVGGHTFGKCHGAGDAALVGPEPEGASIEEQGLGWKNSFGTGIGAHTTTSGIEGAWTTNPVQWDNNYLENLFGYEWELVKSPAGAHQWAPKDGAGADTVPDAHDPSKRHAPIMTTADMAMKMDPIYEPISRRFLDHPEELEVAFARAWFKLTHRDMGPRSRYLGPEVPLEDFIWQDPIPAVTHDLIGEQDIAALKAKILASGLSVSQLVSTAWASAATFRGSDMRGGANGARIRLAPQKDWQVNQPAQLATVLQTLEGIQQEFNKSQSGGGGLLGGLLGKSQASNKRVSLADLIVLAGCAGVEQAAKNAGYEITVPFKPGRADATQEQTDGESFAPLEPKADGFRNYLQGSHSLSAEELLVDRAQLLTLTAPEMTVLVGGLRVLKTNADGTQHGVFTTRPETLTNDFFVNLLDLGTTWKATSEAQDLFEGRDRKTGELKWTGTRVDLIFGSNSQLRALAEVYGCEDSQPKFVRDFVAAWDKVMNLDRFDLA; this is encoded by the coding sequence ATGAGTGGCGAAAGCAAATGCCCCTTTATGAGCGGCGTTCAGAAATTTACTGCTGGCCATGGTACTGCCAACCGAGACTGGTGGCCCAATCAGTTAAACCTAGGGATACTCCGCCAACATTCTTCCAAATCCAATCCCATGGGGGAGGCGTTCAATTACGCTAATGTTTTCAAAAGCCTGGACTACCCGGCCCTAAAAGCAGACATTTTCGAATTGATGACCACGTCCCAGGACTGGTGGCCCGCCGACTACGGCCACTACGGCCCCCTCTTTATCCGCATGGCCTGGCATAGTGCCGGAACCTACCGCATTGGGGATGGTCGTGGTGGGGGTGGAACCGGTAATCAACGGTTTGCACCCATCAATAGTTGGCCCGACAATGCCAATCTTGACAAGGCGCGGATGCTGCTGTGGCCGATCAAACAGAAATACGGTGAGAAAATTTCCTGGGCTGACCTGATAATTTTGGCGGGCAACTGCGCCCTTGAGTCCATGGGGTTCAAAACCTGTGGCTTTGCCGGGGGACGGGCCGATATTTGGGAGCCGGAGGAGGACATCTACTGGGGTTCCGAAGGCGAATGGCTGGGAGATAAACGCTACACCGGCGATCGCGATCTCGAAGATCCCCTAGGGGCGGTGCAGATGGGACTGATTTATGTGAATCCGGAAGGGCCCAACGGTGTTCCTGATCCAGTGGCCGCCGGGCGAGATATTCGGGAAACCTTCGGGCGAATGGCCATGAATGACGAAGAAACCGTTGCCCTGACCGTAGGGGGCCATACCTTCGGCAAATGTCATGGTGCGGGGGATGCGGCCTTGGTGGGCCCCGAACCCGAGGGAGCCAGCATTGAGGAGCAGGGTCTAGGGTGGAAAAACAGTTTTGGTACGGGGATTGGTGCCCATACTACGACCAGCGGCATCGAGGGGGCTTGGACCACCAACCCGGTGCAATGGGACAACAATTACCTGGAAAATCTGTTCGGGTATGAATGGGAACTGGTGAAAAGTCCGGCAGGTGCCCATCAGTGGGCCCCCAAGGACGGAGCTGGTGCGGATACAGTGCCCGATGCCCACGATCCCTCCAAGCGTCATGCCCCCATTATGACCACAGCAGATATGGCCATGAAGATGGATCCCATCTATGAGCCGATCTCCCGCCGCTTCCTAGATCATCCTGAGGAGCTTGAAGTGGCCTTTGCCCGGGCCTGGTTCAAACTCACCCATCGTGATATGGGGCCGCGATCGCGATACCTTGGGCCAGAAGTACCCCTGGAAGACTTTATCTGGCAAGATCCCATTCCTGCTGTCACCCATGACCTGATTGGTGAGCAGGATATTGCCGCCCTCAAGGCTAAAATTTTGGCTTCGGGACTATCAGTATCCCAACTGGTCTCAACGGCCTGGGCTTCCGCCGCCACCTTTCGTGGCTCCGACATGCGGGGTGGAGCCAACGGGGCCCGGATTCGACTCGCTCCCCAGAAGGATTGGCAGGTGAATCAGCCGGCCCAATTGGCAACGGTGCTGCAAACCCTGGAGGGAATCCAACAGGAGTTCAATAAATCTCAGTCCGGTGGTGGCGGTCTGCTGGGGGGACTGCTCGGCAAATCTCAGGCCAGTAATAAGCGGGTTTCCCTTGCTGATTTGATTGTGTTGGCAGGCTGTGCCGGAGTTGAGCAAGCGGCCAAAAACGCTGGCTATGAGATTACCGTGCCCTTTAAGCCCGGCCGAGCGGATGCCACCCAGGAGCAAACCGATGGGGAGTCCTTTGCCCCCCTCGAACCCAAGGCGGACGGATTCCGTAACTATCTCCAGGGCAGCCATTCCCTATCGGCAGAAGAGCTACTGGTGGATCGGGCCCAGTTGTTGACCCTTACGGCTCCAGAAATGACGGTGCTAGTGGGTGGCCTGCGGGTTCTAAAGACCAACGCCGATGGAACCCAGCACGGTGTTTTCACCACACGCCCGGAAACCTTGACCAATGACTTTTTTGTGAACCTGCTCGACTTGGGCACGACTTGGAAAGCCACCTCTGAGGCCCAAGACCTTTTCGAGGGGCGCGATCGCAAAACTGGCGAACTCAAGTGGACGGGAACCCGTGTGGATCTGATCTTTGGTTCTAACTCCCAACTCCGTGCCTTGGCCGAGGTCTACGGTTGTGAAGACTCCCAACCCAAATTTGTGCGCGACTTTGTGGCGGCCTGGGACAAGGTGATGAACCTAGATCGCTTTGATCTCGCGTAG
- the trpA gene encoding tryptophan synthase subunit alpha, with product MARISDCFTHLRAQGQCALIPFLTSGDPDLATTAAALETLDKAGADIIELGVPYSDPLADGPVIQAAATRALKRGTRLDQVLGMVKELRPQAPLILFTYYNPVYHRGIESFLRQAATAGIQGLVIPDLPLEEADSVLTISQDLGLELTLLVAPTTSPERMAAIARASQGFIYLVSTTGVTGMRQELASRVQGMLRQLRQMTDKPIGVGFGISSPEQAKQVRDWGADAAIVGSAFVKRLGEKPAAEGLPAIREFCCQLKAALTAS from the coding sequence ATGGCCCGTATTTCCGATTGTTTTACCCACCTCCGCGCCCAAGGGCAATGTGCCCTTATTCCCTTTCTAACGTCCGGGGATCCCGATTTGGCAACCACCGCCGCCGCCCTGGAAACCCTAGACAAAGCAGGGGCAGATATAATTGAATTGGGTGTTCCCTACTCGGATCCCCTAGCGGATGGCCCCGTCATTCAAGCGGCAGCCACGCGGGCCCTGAAGCGGGGAACTCGTCTGGATCAGGTTTTGGGGATGGTAAAAGAGCTTCGCCCCCAAGCCCCCTTAATTTTATTTACCTATTACAATCCCGTTTACCATCGAGGCATTGAGTCATTTTTACGCCAAGCCGCCACCGCCGGTATTCAGGGCCTAGTGATTCCCGATTTACCCCTAGAGGAAGCAGATTCAGTGCTGACCATTAGTCAGGATTTGGGTCTAGAACTCACCCTTTTGGTGGCACCCACCACCTCCCCAGAACGGATGGCGGCGATCGCCCGGGCCAGCCAGGGGTTTATTTACCTAGTGAGTACCACGGGTGTGACCGGAATGCGCCAAGAATTGGCCAGCCGTGTTCAGGGAATGCTACGTCAATTGCGACAGATGACAGATAAACCCATTGGGGTTGGCTTTGGTATTTCCTCCCCAGAACAGGCTAAACAGGTGCGGGATTGGGGAGCCGATGCGGCCATTGTCGGCAGTGCCTTTGTGAAACGGCTAGGGGAAAAACCAGCCGCCGAAGGACTACCTGCTATCCGGGAATTTTGCTGCCAGCTTAAAGCCGCCCTAACCGCTTCGTAG
- a CDS encoding bifunctional metallophosphatase/5'-nucleotidase, whose amino-acid sequence MLQHSRRWLVLLLIGIFATITVIFLASESGQSLEVQILHASDFEAGIPALEDAVNFSSVLNTLKAEKTDRTLILSSGDNYIMGPFFAASGDRSMGPLLGKENNGRSDIVIMNALGIEAAAFGNHEFDEGTGRIADLIQADDKGYEGANFPYLSTNLDFSGDLNLQDLVTENGQMANDISHHIAQSTIVTVQGERIGLVGATTPLLSRISSPGPDIGVEPANPEDVNALAANLQPVIDDLTAQGINKIILLAHLQQLPMEESLAQQLKNVDIIIAGGSHNILADETDRLRPGDKVAGPYPIIETSASGEPVVIVNTGANYRYVGRLVLKFDPKGKVDPNSIDANVSGAFASDRPGEQPADPRIVEVTDAVREIIMEKDGDLFGKTTVFLNGSRRDVRTQETNLGNLTADANLAAARAADPTVVVSIKNGGGIRDNIGTVNGQGGNNPNAGEKMPPIANPMANKKDGDISRLDIENALRFNNALSLVTVTAEDFLKLVEHSVAATEYGVTPGQFPQIGGFAFSFDARRPVGERVLSLAIKDDKGAIQDVIVKEGQFQGKGDRPIRLVTLSYLADGGDSYPFPEIAAANPSRFNRVDLVANVEEPTFTTPGTEQYALATYMEKNYSKTPYTLEDVPPDQDQRIQNMARRRGDTVLNPS is encoded by the coding sequence ATGTTACAGCACTCCCGCCGCTGGTTAGTCCTTCTTTTAATTGGAATTTTTGCGACGATCACCGTGATCTTTCTGGCCAGTGAATCGGGCCAGTCCCTAGAAGTACAAATTCTCCATGCCTCAGATTTTGAAGCTGGGATTCCTGCCCTAGAGGATGCGGTCAATTTTTCGTCCGTACTCAATACCCTTAAGGCGGAGAAAACCGATCGCACGTTGATTTTGTCTTCGGGCGATAACTACATTATGGGGCCATTTTTTGCCGCCAGTGGCGATCGCTCCATGGGACCACTGCTGGGCAAAGAGAATAATGGTCGCAGCGACATTGTAATCATGAACGCCCTGGGAATTGAGGCGGCGGCCTTTGGCAACCATGAATTTGATGAAGGCACTGGACGGATCGCGGATCTCATTCAAGCCGATGATAAAGGCTATGAGGGGGCAAATTTTCCCTATTTGAGTACCAATTTAGATTTCAGTGGCGATCTCAATCTCCAGGATTTAGTCACCGAAAATGGTCAGATGGCCAATGACATTTCCCATCACATTGCCCAGAGTACCATTGTCACTGTCCAGGGAGAGCGCATTGGCCTGGTGGGGGCAACAACGCCCCTATTGAGTCGCATTTCCTCACCCGGCCCGGATATTGGTGTAGAACCGGCCAACCCTGAGGATGTCAACGCATTGGCTGCAAACCTCCAACCCGTTATTGATGATCTGACTGCTCAGGGAATTAACAAAATTATTCTCTTGGCCCACCTTCAGCAATTGCCTATGGAGGAAAGCCTCGCCCAGCAACTCAAGAACGTGGACATTATTATTGCCGGAGGCTCCCATAATATCCTGGCGGATGAAACCGATCGCCTGCGTCCCGGAGATAAGGTGGCGGGCCCTTATCCCATTATCGAAACCTCGGCCAGTGGTGAGCCAGTGGTGATCGTAAATACCGGGGCCAACTATCGCTATGTGGGTCGTCTCGTCCTCAAATTCGACCCGAAGGGCAAGGTAGACCCCAATAGTATTGATGCCAATGTCAGTGGTGCCTTTGCCAGCGATCGCCCTGGGGAACAGCCAGCGGATCCGCGCATTGTGGAAGTTACCGATGCCGTCCGTGAAATTATTATGGAAAAAGACGGGGATCTCTTTGGCAAAACCACGGTATTTTTGAATGGCAGTCGCCGGGATGTACGCACCCAGGAAACCAACCTCGGGAATTTAACCGCCGATGCCAATTTAGCCGCGGCCCGGGCGGCGGATCCAACCGTTGTCGTCTCCATTAAAAATGGCGGTGGTATCCGCGATAATATTGGTACGGTCAATGGACAAGGGGGCAACAATCCCAATGCGGGGGAAAAAATGCCCCCCATTGCCAATCCCATGGCTAACAAAAAAGATGGTGATATTTCCCGCCTCGATATTGAAAATGCCCTGCGCTTTAATAATGCCCTCAGCCTGGTTACGGTGACGGCCGAAGATTTTTTGAAACTTGTCGAGCATAGCGTTGCTGCCACGGAGTATGGCGTGACTCCCGGCCAGTTTCCCCAGATTGGTGGTTTTGCCTTTAGTTTTGATGCCCGCCGTCCCGTAGGAGAGCGTGTGCTTTCCCTGGCCATCAAGGACGATAAGGGAGCCATTCAAGATGTGATCGTCAAAGAGGGGCAATTCCAGGGCAAGGGCGATCGCCCCATTCGCCTCGTCACCCTATCCTATTTGGCCGATGGCGGTGATAGCTATCCCTTCCCGGAGATTGCTGCGGCTAATCCCAGTCGCTTTAATCGGGTTGATCTGGTGGCGAACGTCGAGGAACCCACCTTTACCACCCCCGGTACCGAGCAGTATGCCCTGGCAACCTATATGGAAAAAAACTACAGCAAGACCCCCTACACCCTTGAGGATGTTCCCCCCGACCAAGATCAGCGGATTCAAAATATGGCCCGGCGGCGGGGTGATACGGTCTTAAACCCATCCTGA
- a CDS encoding NDP-sugar synthase, with protein MKAMILAAGKGTRVRPITYTIPKPMIPILQKPVMEFLVELLRQHGFTEIMVNVSHLAHEIEGYFQDGQRFGVQIGYSFEGYIEDGELVGKALGSAGGIKRIQDFNPFFDDTFVVMCGDALIDLDLTAAVKWHRQRGAIATVIMKTVPQDQVSSYGVVVTDDDNRIVAFQEKPTVEEALSTNINTGIYIFEPEIINYIPSNQEYDIGGQLFPKLVEMGAPFYGLPMEFEWIDIGKVPDYWQAVRSVLSGDVTNVSIPGHEVSPGIYTGINVAVNWDKVHIQGPVYIGGMTEIEDGVTIIGPTMIGPNCHLCAGAIVDNCVIFEYSRLGPDVRLVDKLVFGRYCVDKTGTTIDVRAAALDWLITDSRQPETMATPLDFQIM; from the coding sequence ATGAAAGCGATGATTTTGGCAGCAGGGAAGGGCACTCGAGTTCGCCCAATTACCTACACCATTCCCAAGCCGATGATTCCAATTTTACAAAAGCCGGTGATGGAATTCCTAGTGGAACTTCTCCGCCAACATGGCTTTACGGAAATCATGGTGAATGTGAGTCATTTAGCCCATGAAATTGAAGGTTATTTCCAAGATGGCCAACGGTTTGGGGTACAAATTGGCTATTCCTTTGAAGGCTACATCGAAGATGGGGAACTGGTGGGGAAGGCCCTGGGTTCCGCTGGTGGAATTAAACGTATTCAAGACTTTAATCCCTTCTTTGACGATACCTTTGTGGTGATGTGCGGAGATGCCCTCATTGATTTAGACCTCACCGCCGCCGTAAAGTGGCATCGGCAACGGGGGGCGATCGCCACGGTAATTATGAAAACCGTGCCCCAGGATCAAGTGTCCAGCTATGGGGTGGTGGTCACGGACGACGACAACCGGATTGTGGCCTTCCAGGAAAAACCAACGGTTGAAGAGGCCCTCAGCACTAATATTAATACCGGGATTTATATCTTTGAGCCGGAGATTATTAACTACATTCCCTCGAATCAGGAATACGACATTGGTGGCCAACTCTTTCCTAAATTAGTGGAGATGGGGGCCCCCTTCTATGGCTTGCCCATGGAATTTGAGTGGATTGATATTGGCAAAGTTCCCGACTATTGGCAGGCGGTACGGAGTGTCCTCAGTGGTGATGTTACCAATGTTTCTATTCCTGGCCATGAAGTTTCCCCTGGGATTTATACCGGCATTAATGTGGCGGTGAATTGGGATAAGGTGCATATTCAAGGCCCCGTTTATATTGGCGGCATGACCGAAATTGAAGATGGGGTGACGATTATTGGGCCGACGATGATTGGCCCCAACTGCCATCTCTGTGCAGGGGCGATCGTCGATAATTGCGTTATTTTTGAATATTCTCGGTTGGGCCCCGATGTGCGACTTGTGGATAAGTTGGTGTTTGGTCGCTATTGCGTCGATAAAACTGGAACCACGATTGATGTGCGGGCCGCGGCCCTAGATTGGCTGATTACGGATTCCCGCCAACCGGAGACCATGGCCACACCCCTAGATTTTCAAATCATGTAG
- a CDS encoding helix-turn-helix domain-containing protein — MTYKRLSDLERQEIVGRHHQGDGIKELATAYGVSENTIRRTIKVLAATSSPANDPPVNDLEVSPSPEAIAPAPITPEPEPPAASAPAAPIIKRKVVNAIPTSVSSEEDEEEDEEDDLQGLAGEDPDEFDDDEDDEEEDGEDEEVNEDELEILEESPETQLTIVPLLEALLPRPCYVVVNKRSELLTRPLQDFRGLEQVSTEEARQETLPIFDSRPVALRYSQQNQRLHRPSDSQWRKTIIKVPDGKIFHKVMPYLQAKGITRVLFHGQVYAVD; from the coding sequence ATGACCTATAAGCGATTATCTGATCTCGAACGCCAAGAAATTGTTGGCCGCCATCACCAGGGGGACGGGATCAAAGAACTGGCCACAGCCTATGGTGTGAGTGAAAATACCATTCGTCGCACAATTAAAGTGTTAGCGGCGACGTCATCCCCTGCAAATGATCCACCCGTAAATGATTTAGAGGTGTCCCCATCCCCAGAGGCGATCGCCCCAGCTCCGATCACCCCAGAACCCGAACCACCAGCAGCCTCAGCTCCAGCGGCCCCTATCATTAAGCGAAAAGTGGTAAATGCCATACCCACCTCGGTCTCCAGCGAGGAGGATGAAGAAGAGGACGAAGAGGATGATCTTCAGGGACTTGCGGGAGAGGATCCCGATGAGTTTGATGATGATGAGGACGACGAAGAGGAAGATGGCGAAGATGAGGAGGTTAACGAAGATGAGCTAGAGATTCTCGAAGAATCCCCAGAAACCCAGTTAACGATTGTGCCCCTCCTAGAAGCCCTTTTGCCGCGGCCCTGCTATGTGGTGGTCAATAAGCGATCCGAACTCCTGACCCGACCCCTTCAGGATTTTCGTGGACTGGAGCAGGTGAGTACGGAGGAGGCTCGCCAGGAAACCCTACCTATTTTTGATAGTCGTCCAGTGGCCCTGCGCTATTCCCAGCAAAATCAGCGGTTACATCGCCCATCCGATAGTCAATGGCGGAAAACCATTATCAAAGTGCCCGATGGTAAGATATTCCATAAAGTCATGCCCTACCTCCAAGCAAAGGGAATTACACGGGTATTATTTCATGGCCAGGTTTATGCTGTGGATTAA
- a CDS encoding DUF3536 domain-containing protein: protein MLVPVDGSTDKEQADKDQASHLAPSVDLGVCITIHGHFYQPPRENPYLDAIEHQPSASPFHDWNERIYHECYRPNAFARILNDQGQLIKIVNNFEHLSFNIGPTLFSWLERYDLEVYQRIIDADRQSCIRFNGHGNAIAQAYNHIILPLANYQDKVTQIRWGKEDFRSRFGREPEGMWLAEAAIDRETVQVLIQEGIKFVILAPSQAQRCRPFGASEWQEVSGSQIDPTRPYRCFLPEGNPNTDFIDIFFYDGPISRDIGFNDLLTSSEFLAGRLGQAVRGDHRTAQLVSVATDGETFGHHKHGGERALAYAFTVEFPKRGWTVTNYAHYLSLSPPTWEVELKPVTAWSCAHGVDRWRDDCGCGDGGGWHQKWRRPLRESLDWLRDELIDVYETLAIDLFLCPWAARNEYINIIRDRSEANLNQFFQHHQRHPLSASERIDALRLLEMQRYALLMYTSCGWFFDEISRPEGVQILRYAARAMELAGDVAGVQLEAALVRRLSEAPSNVECFAHGGEIYDQLVKPAQISLHQVAAHYAMNSLFTSYPRRHHLYCYHIDQGDYHLQRIGNLTLAIGQINLESSITCEHQSLIFAVLHLGGWDFHCGIQSFQGRRDYTQIKHKLLDSIDQGSAARAVTALTQVFGPEAYGLNDLFAEDRHRLMQLLTRETLTRLDQLYSQVYRDNYGILMGFHRDGLPVPQELQVAAAVALTHRAVNHLRGLEQDLSDANNLSQISVTGHLGELAAIAREAKLLGCQLSLSDEKPLLEQQIVRLLWHFVHHLDTTTLDSIVPILQNILTISQALDIHLHLDRAQELFFDLVHHQLRISENTTSALSSPLSPNHLRQLLQLGHQLGVDVSWWLKNDKNDSDIEVA, encoded by the coding sequence ATGCTTGTTCCTGTTGATGGGTCTACGGATAAAGAGCAGGCGGATAAAGATCAGGCTAGCCATCTTGCCCCATCCGTTGATCTTGGCGTTTGCATTACCATTCACGGGCACTTCTACCAACCCCCCCGGGAAAATCCCTACCTAGATGCCATTGAGCATCAGCCCAGTGCTAGCCCCTTCCATGATTGGAATGAGCGAATTTATCACGAGTGTTATCGTCCCAATGCCTTTGCCCGCATTCTCAATGACCAGGGGCAACTGATCAAGATCGTTAACAACTTTGAACATCTGAGTTTTAATATCGGCCCTACCCTCTTTAGTTGGCTAGAGCGATACGACCTAGAGGTTTACCAACGGATTATTGATGCCGATCGCCAAAGCTGTATCCGCTTCAATGGCCATGGCAATGCGATCGCCCAAGCCTATAATCACATTATTTTACCTCTAGCGAATTACCAGGATAAAGTCACCCAGATTCGCTGGGGCAAGGAAGATTTTCGCAGTCGCTTTGGCCGGGAACCGGAGGGGATGTGGTTAGCGGAAGCGGCCATTGATCGGGAGACCGTACAGGTTTTAATCCAAGAAGGCATCAAGTTTGTCATTTTAGCCCCATCCCAAGCCCAACGCTGTCGTCCCTTTGGTGCATCGGAATGGCAGGAAGTGAGTGGCAGTCAAATTGATCCGACCCGGCCCTATCGCTGCTTTTTACCGGAGGGGAATCCAAATACCGATTTTATTGACATTTTCTTTTACGACGGCCCCATTTCCCGAGATATTGGCTTTAATGATCTCCTCACCAGTTCAGAATTTCTCGCCGGTCGCTTAGGGCAGGCGGTACGGGGAGATCATCGCACAGCCCAATTAGTGTCTGTGGCAACGGATGGGGAAACCTTTGGTCATCATAAACATGGGGGCGAACGGGCCCTAGCCTATGCCTTTACGGTGGAATTTCCAAAGCGGGGTTGGACTGTTACGAACTACGCCCATTACCTCAGTTTGTCTCCCCCTACCTGGGAAGTGGAACTCAAGCCTGTGACAGCCTGGAGTTGTGCCCATGGGGTCGATCGCTGGCGAGATGACTGCGGCTGTGGTGACGGTGGCGGTTGGCATCAAAAATGGCGGCGGCCGTTGCGGGAGAGTCTGGATTGGTTGCGGGATGAACTCATTGATGTCTATGAAACCCTAGCCATTGATCTATTTCTCTGCCCCTGGGCCGCTCGCAATGAGTATATCAACATTATTCGCGATCGCAGTGAAGCCAACTTAAATCAATTTTTCCAGCACCATCAACGTCATCCCCTCAGTGCATCGGAGCGAATTGATGCCCTGCGACTGTTAGAGATGCAGCGTTATGCCCTGCTGATGTACACCAGTTGTGGCTGGTTCTTTGATGAAATTTCCCGGCCCGAGGGAGTGCAAATCCTGCGGTATGCGGCCCGGGCCATGGAACTAGCCGGGGATGTGGCCGGTGTGCAACTGGAAGCGGCCTTGGTGCGTCGCTTGAGTGAAGCCCCCAGCAATGTTGAATGCTTTGCCCACGGTGGCGAAATCTACGATCAACTGGTGAAGCCGGCCCAAATTTCCCTCCATCAGGTGGCTGCCCACTATGCCATGAATTCTCTATTTACAAGCTATCCCCGACGGCACCATCTCTACTGCTACCACATTGATCAGGGAGATTATCATCTGCAACGGATTGGCAATCTCACCCTGGCGATCGGGCAGATCAATCTTGAGTCTAGTATTACCTGTGAACACCAGTCCTTGATTTTTGCCGTCCTCCATTTAGGCGGTTGGGATTTTCACTGTGGTATTCAATCCTTTCAAGGGCGGCGGGACTATACCCAAATTAAACACAAGCTCTTAGATTCCATTGACCAGGGCAGCGCAGCCCGGGCCGTAACCGCCCTCACCCAGGTTTTTGGCCCTGAAGCCTATGGCTTAAATGATCTCTTTGCCGAAGATCGCCATCGCCTGATGCAACTCCTGACCCGTGAAACCCTCACCCGCCTTGATCAACTCTATAGCCAAGTCTACCGAGATAACTACGGGATTCTCATGGGCTTTCATCGAGATGGCCTGCCGGTTCCCCAGGAATTACAGGTGGCGGCGGCCGTGGCATTGACCCATCGAGCGGTGAACCATTTACGGGGGCTAGAGCAGGATCTCAGCGATGCCAATAATTTATCCCAGATAAGTGTGACGGGCCATCTAGGGGAACTAGCGGCGATCGCCCGGGAGGCCAAACTCCTTGGGTGTCAATTGAGCCTATCCGATGAAAAACCTCTCCTAGAGCAGCAGATCGTTCGTTTGCTTTGGCATTTTGTCCATCATCTGGATACGACCACCCTGGATAGCATTGTACCGATCCTGCAAAATATCCTGACCATTAGCCAGGCATTGGATATCCATCTCCACCTGGATCGGGCCCAAGAGTTATTTTTTGATCTGGTTCATCATCAGTTGCGAATATCCGAGAATACCACTTCTGCCCTTTCTTCCCCCTTAAGTCCCAACCATCTGCGGCAACTTCTGCAACTGGGCCATCAATTGGGTGTGGATGTGAGTTGGTGGTTAAAGAATGATAAAAATGATAGTGATATCGAAGTCGCCTAG